In Stomoxys calcitrans chromosome 2, idStoCalc2.1, whole genome shotgun sequence, the following proteins share a genomic window:
- the LOC106084160 gene encoding UDP-N-acetylglucosamine transferase subunit ALG13 homolog: protein MAATISTVYVTVGSTKFDALIQQITSDDILKILKKKGCRKLILQVGKGLRVEEDKIGHKYNIQVEQYDFKIEPKRMDIINSDLVVGHAGAGTCLDILTARKLGILVINDQLMNNHQQELALHMKKECYLQCCTVDELKTALENVNTEKRNMYEPGKNMNKFVEFMDDLLAN, encoded by the coding sequence atggCAGCCACAATTAGTACTGTTTACGTTACAGTTGGTAGCACAAAATTTGATGCGCTCATTCAACAAATCACAAGTGATGACATacttaaaattctaaaaaagaAGGGATGCCGAAAACTTATCTTACAAGTGGGCAAAGGGCTTCGTGTTGAAGAAGATAAAATAGGCCACAAATATAACATACAAGTTGAACAGTATGACTTCAAAATAGAACCAAAACGAATGGATATCATTAACTCTGATTTGGTGGTGGGTCATGCCGGAGCTGGCACTTGTTTGGATATACTTACAGCTCGCAAATTGGGTATATTAGTAATCAACGACCAGCTCATGAATAACCATCAACAGGAACTTGCCTTGCATATGAAAAAAGAATGCTACTTACAATGTTGCACAGTGGATGAGTTGAAAACAGCATTGGAAAAtgtaaatactgaaaaaagaaaCATGTACGAGCCTGGAAAGAATATGAATAAATTTGTGGAGTTTATGGATGATTTGTTAGCCAACTAA